The Sporosarcina ureae genome includes a region encoding these proteins:
- a CDS encoding S41 family peptidase, with product MNENDSHENGKPQPEAPKPTRFIRIKPFSLIMLIFFLVLATATVTFVALTVGDEKVVEVVKPNQVGTERKEFKKLYEAYDQLKESYFDDVDDQVVIDGAINGMVDSLGDPYSDYLNEKEAKQLNESISSSFEGIGAEIQESNGYISIVSPIKNSPAEKAGLLPNDTILSVDGESIQGMSSSEAVLLIRGEKGSTVTLSVRRGEKSDPFDVKIVRDVIPINTVYAEMLDDHIAHINITSFSEHTYEELLEALNEMTDQGMEGVLIDVRQNPGGILSGAIDISDLFVPDGKILFQTEEKGKTPEAYPSSDGQKVTVPVALIVDEGSASASEILAGALKESAGIPIVGVKTFGKGTVQTPTQLPDGSNLKLTTAKWLTPDGNWIHKKGIEPDVKVPYPPYASLPFLDSSEEMNEGLVSPSVQAAEEMLEAVGYDPGEVDGLYDTNTAEAVKTLQKDLSQEPTGILTGDTTVGLMQKLRDKMKEDDPQLLKAKEVVLKEINS from the coding sequence ATGAACGAAAACGATTCGCACGAGAACGGGAAACCACAACCGGAAGCGCCAAAACCTACTCGCTTTATTCGGATCAAACCGTTTTCTCTGATCATGCTCATTTTTTTCCTTGTGCTAGCGACAGCCACCGTTACCTTTGTTGCACTGACAGTCGGAGACGAAAAAGTAGTTGAAGTCGTCAAACCCAACCAAGTAGGTACGGAACGAAAAGAGTTCAAGAAACTATATGAGGCATACGATCAACTGAAAGAAAGTTATTTTGACGATGTAGACGATCAAGTCGTTATCGACGGCGCGATCAACGGAATGGTCGATTCATTAGGCGATCCATACTCCGATTATTTAAATGAAAAAGAAGCCAAGCAATTGAATGAAAGCATTTCTTCTAGTTTTGAAGGAATCGGTGCGGAAATTCAAGAATCGAATGGCTATATTAGCATCGTATCACCGATCAAAAATTCACCTGCTGAAAAAGCGGGGTTACTACCGAACGATACCATACTATCCGTAGATGGTGAAAGCATACAAGGCATGTCTTCATCGGAAGCGGTATTGCTGATCCGTGGAGAAAAAGGATCAACGGTGACATTGTCTGTACGCCGTGGAGAGAAATCGGATCCGTTTGACGTAAAGATCGTCCGTGACGTCATTCCGATCAATACAGTCTACGCAGAAATGCTCGACGACCACATCGCACATATCAACATTACATCGTTCTCTGAACATACGTACGAAGAATTACTCGAAGCATTGAATGAAATGACCGACCAAGGCATGGAAGGCGTACTCATTGACGTGCGTCAAAATCCAGGTGGCATCTTAAGCGGGGCAATTGATATTTCCGACTTGTTCGTTCCAGACGGCAAGATTCTGTTCCAAACAGAAGAAAAAGGCAAAACACCCGAAGCGTATCCTTCGTCTGACGGACAGAAAGTAACGGTTCCCGTCGCGTTGATCGTAGATGAAGGCAGTGCGTCTGCGTCTGAGATCTTAGCGGGTGCATTAAAAGAGTCTGCGGGTATTCCGATTGTCGGTGTGAAGACGTTTGGTAAAGGTACCGTTCAAACACCGACTCAATTACCAGACGGCTCCAACTTGAAATTGACGACAGCGAAATGGCTAACCCCAGACGGCAACTGGATCCACAAAAAAGGGATCGAGCCTGACGTCAAAGTGCCATACCCTCCGTATGCGTCACTGCCGTTCCTGGATTCATCTGAAGAGATGAACGAAGGTCTCGTCTCTCCGTCTGTACAAGCAGCTGAGGAGATGTTAGAAGCAGTAGGGTATGATCCGGGAGAAGTAGACGGTCTCTATGACACGAATACAGCAGAAGCCGTTAAAACATTGCAAAAAGATTTATCACAAGAACCAACAGGCATCTTGACTGGCGATACAACAGTCGGCTTAATGCAGAAATTACGGGATAAGATGAAAGAAGATGACCCGCAATTGCTGAAAGCGAAAGAAGTCGTGTTAAAAGAAATCAACTCATAA
- the msrB gene encoding peptide-methionine (R)-S-oxide reductase MsrB, with translation MKKDLRTELTEMQYHVTQESGTEPPFRNEYDAHYEDGIYVDIVSGKPLFSSNDKYDAGCGWPSFTKPIEAVEVTEHFDTTHGMRRTEVRSKTADSHLGHVFPDGPQEQGGLRYCINSAALRFVPVSDLEKEGYEEYKGLFE, from the coding sequence ATGAAAAAAGACTTACGTACTGAATTAACTGAGATGCAGTATCATGTGACGCAAGAAAGTGGAACAGAGCCACCGTTTCGTAATGAATATGATGCGCACTACGAAGACGGAATCTATGTAGACATCGTGTCAGGCAAACCGTTATTTAGCTCCAATGATAAATACGACGCGGGTTGCGGATGGCCAAGTTTCACGAAGCCGATTGAAGCGGTGGAAGTAACCGAGCATTTCGATACGACTCACGGTATGCGCCGCACGGAAGTACGCAGTAAGACAGCAGATTCTCATTTAGGACATGTCTTCCCAGACGGACCACAAGAACAAGGCGGATTGCGTTATTGCATCAACTCCGCAGCATTGCGCTTCGTTCCGGTAAGTGACCTAGAAAAAGAAGGCTATGAAGAATACAAAGGGTTATTTGAGTGA
- the trhA gene encoding PAQR family membrane homeostasis protein TrhA has translation MEESFDYKNLHEERWNAITHAIGFLLSIPALVLLIVKGVKQGTGIAITSYTIFGVSMLLLFLASTLLHSMPVKLKSFFAILDHSAIYVLIAGTYTPFLLVTLQGALGWTLFGIIWGLTVFGILFKIFYIHRFAKLSLALYLMMGWLIVLAIKPLYNALPTQGVSLLVIGGLFYTAGAYFFMSRRVPYNHAIWHLFVMAGSASMYFSVLLYV, from the coding sequence ATGGAAGAATCATTCGATTATAAGAATCTGCACGAAGAACGTTGGAATGCGATCACGCATGCCATCGGATTCTTACTCAGCATACCTGCGCTGGTCTTGCTGATTGTAAAAGGCGTGAAACAAGGCACCGGAATCGCCATAACGAGCTACACGATCTTTGGCGTGTCCATGTTGTTACTATTCCTTGCAAGTACACTACTACATAGTATGCCGGTTAAACTGAAATCGTTTTTTGCTATTCTCGACCATTCCGCCATTTATGTATTGATTGCCGGAACGTATACGCCATTTTTATTGGTGACCTTACAAGGGGCACTCGGCTGGACGTTATTCGGTATCATCTGGGGATTGACCGTGTTTGGCATCTTGTTCAAGATCTTTTATATTCATCGCTTTGCCAAACTATCGCTTGCCCTTTATCTCATGATGGGCTGGCTCATCGTGTTGGCGATTAAACCATTATATAACGCACTGCCTACTCAAGGCGTTTCGTTGCTCGTAATCGGTGGCTTGTTCTATACAGCGGGGGCGTACTTCTTCATGTCGCGCCGTGTACCGTATAACCACGCAATTTGGCACCTGTTCGTGATGGCAGGCAGCGCATCGATGTACTTTAGCGTTCTTCTCTATGTCTAG
- a CDS encoding class I SAM-dependent methyltransferase: protein MNVIITTAGRPDEQSTALMHQAADALQAPVVERKKRSISTLQDIYQADVLVAGKDRYSFYKKGSNESFFFHPNSATYRLKRILKGEIDPLVAAADLKLGDSFLDCTLGFGSDAIIAASTVGEKGTVEGVEADAIIAFLTKVGLHNFPIDFPLLQEAMKRVQVIHAEAVDFLKTCETSSRDVVFLDPMFTTPIEESSNFEVLREIGMTDTVTEEWVAEALRVCRRRVVLKDHFQSPMFERFGFIQQIRPYTKVHYGVLEK from the coding sequence GTGAATGTGATTATTACGACTGCAGGACGCCCTGATGAACAGTCTACTGCCTTGATGCATCAAGCAGCAGACGCGTTGCAAGCACCTGTCGTCGAACGAAAAAAGCGGTCTATCTCTACACTCCAAGACATCTATCAAGCAGATGTTTTGGTGGCGGGGAAGGACCGCTATTCGTTTTACAAAAAAGGTAGTAACGAGTCGTTTTTCTTTCATCCGAACTCTGCCACCTATCGCTTGAAACGTATACTAAAAGGTGAAATAGATCCACTCGTGGCGGCAGCCGATCTCAAATTGGGAGACTCTTTTCTCGACTGCACACTTGGCTTCGGCTCGGACGCAATTATTGCGGCGAGCACTGTGGGAGAAAAAGGAACAGTGGAAGGAGTCGAAGCGGACGCAATTATCGCATTTTTAACCAAAGTTGGACTGCATAATTTCCCAATCGACTTTCCACTACTGCAAGAAGCAATGAAGCGGGTCCAAGTCATTCATGCAGAAGCCGTAGATTTCCTGAAAACTTGCGAAACGAGCTCACGCGACGTCGTATTCCTCGACCCGATGTTCACGACACCGATCGAAGAGTCTTCCAATTTTGAAGTGCTACGGGAAATCGGTATGACGGATACTGTCACAGAAGAATGGGTAGCAGAAGCTTTGCGGGTATGTAGACGCCGTGTTGTACTGAAAGACCACTTCCAGTCACCGATGTTCGAACGCTTCGGCTTTATTCAGCAAATTCGGCCGTATACGAAAGTTCATTATGGTGTGCTTGAGAAATGA
- a CDS encoding YpmS family protein, whose translation MNIWKVAFFSLAGIVAAALVGLMILISGATASPPLPEDTAVNETGYTLALNTTKENFEGIANTYIRKAVKGTLPVELEMRDDVLLTSELTVFSHTLPLAMHFDPVVREDGNLILKQSSMELGQLNIPPSTVLKLLKSSVELPSWMIVRPKEEEIFIDLKDLPISGDVQVKAKEVNLAKDEIILEVLIPKN comes from the coding sequence ATGAATATTTGGAAAGTAGCGTTTTTCAGCCTGGCGGGCATAGTGGCGGCAGCGCTTGTAGGACTCATGATTCTCATCAGTGGCGCGACCGCTTCTCCACCTCTCCCGGAAGATACAGCGGTAAACGAGACAGGTTACACGTTGGCACTGAATACAACCAAAGAGAATTTTGAAGGAATTGCGAATACGTATATACGAAAGGCCGTAAAAGGCACGTTACCAGTAGAGCTAGAAATGCGTGACGACGTATTGTTGACATCTGAACTTACGGTATTCTCGCATACGTTACCGCTTGCGATGCATTTTGACCCAGTCGTACGGGAAGACGGAAACTTAATTCTTAAACAATCGTCCATGGAATTAGGACAGTTGAATATTCCACCTTCTACGGTACTGAAATTACTCAAGAGTTCAGTAGAGCTTCCGTCATGGATGATCGTCCGACCGAAAGAAGAGGAAATTTTCATCGATTTAAAAGATTTGCCGATCTCAGGTGACGTTCAAGTGAAGGCAAAAGAAGTGAATTTAGCAAAAGATGAGATTATATTGGAAGTATTGATACCGAAAAACTAA
- the deoD gene encoding purine-nucleoside phosphorylase, producing MSIHIDAKAGDIAETVLLPGDPLRAKYIADTFLEDVVQYNEVRNMFGFTGTYKGKRISVQGTGMGVPSISIYVTELMQEFGVQKLIRVGTCGAIQKDVKVRDVILAQGATTNSSLNDVTFGPIRFAPIANFDLLMKAYHAGKEKGLHLQVGNVYTEDFFYNEDAQHEKLARHGVLAVEMEAAALYTLAARYGRQALAVLTVSDHILTGEITTSEERQTTFNEMIEVALDAAIAD from the coding sequence ATGAGCATACATATTGATGCAAAAGCAGGCGATATCGCAGAAACGGTTCTTCTGCCAGGAGATCCATTGCGCGCGAAGTATATCGCAGACACATTTTTAGAGGACGTCGTACAGTATAACGAAGTGCGTAACATGTTTGGGTTTACCGGAACATATAAAGGCAAACGTATTTCCGTACAAGGTACTGGAATGGGCGTTCCGTCTATTTCTATTTACGTAACCGAGTTAATGCAAGAGTTTGGCGTTCAGAAATTGATCCGTGTAGGAACATGTGGTGCAATTCAAAAGGACGTGAAAGTACGTGACGTCATTCTTGCACAAGGTGCGACCACCAACTCTTCACTAAACGACGTAACATTTGGTCCCATTCGCTTTGCGCCGATTGCGAACTTTGACTTATTGATGAAAGCGTATCATGCAGGGAAAGAAAAAGGCTTGCATTTACAAGTAGGCAACGTCTACACAGAAGACTTCTTCTACAATGAAGACGCACAGCACGAAAAACTAGCGCGACACGGCGTATTGGCAGTGGAAATGGAAGCGGCAGCACTGTATACACTAGCCGCTCGCTATGGTCGTCAAGCACTCGCTGTCCTGACGGTAAGTGACCACATCCTTACAGGTGAAATTACTACGTCTGAAGAACGTCAAACGACATTCAACGAAATGATCGAAGTCGCGTTAGATGCAGCAATCGCTGACTAA
- the msrA gene encoding peptide-methionine (S)-S-oxide reductase MsrA — translation MATQRATFAGGCFWCMVKPFDQYDGVHSVTSGYTGGHTVNPTYKEVCTNTTGHREAVEIEFDDRVISYEELLTIFWQVIDPTDAGGQFHDRGESYKSAIYTHSDEQQQAAERSKQALQDSGKFSAPIVTDIFPATEFYPAEEYHQQYYEKNPDHYARYTVGSGRAGFIEKNWGNHS, via the coding sequence ATGGCAACACAACGCGCAACTTTCGCAGGCGGATGCTTCTGGTGTATGGTCAAGCCGTTCGACCAATACGATGGAGTACATTCCGTCACGAGTGGCTATACTGGCGGACATACGGTCAATCCGACGTATAAAGAAGTTTGTACCAATACAACGGGCCACCGAGAAGCCGTGGAAATTGAATTCGACGATCGCGTCATCAGTTACGAAGAGCTATTGACTATTTTCTGGCAAGTAATCGATCCGACTGACGCAGGCGGCCAGTTCCATGACCGTGGCGAATCATATAAGTCCGCGATCTACACTCACTCGGACGAGCAACAGCAAGCAGCAGAACGATCAAAGCAAGCTTTACAAGATAGCGGCAAGTTTAGCGCACCGATTGTGACAGATATATTCCCGGCAACAGAGTTCTATCCAGCCGAAGAATATCACCAACAGTATTATGAAAAGAACCCAGACCACTACGCTCGTTACACGGTTGGATCAGGACGCGCAGGATTTATCGAAAAAAATTGGGGGAATCATTCATGA
- a CDS encoding BrxA/BrxB family bacilliredoxin produces MNAYDEYMRGIVTPMREELTTAGFTELTTADEVNDTLKDLEGSAIIVINSVCGCAAGLARPAVREAIEEVKPDHLFTVFAGQDKEATETFRSYFPEIPPSSPSIAIWNEGKVVYFIPREQIENFQKDQIKDHLVDVLTKVVAQ; encoded by the coding sequence ATGAACGCATATGATGAGTACATGCGCGGTATCGTTACACCGATGCGCGAAGAACTAACAACTGCAGGATTTACAGAACTAACAACGGCTGATGAAGTCAACGATACGCTAAAAGACTTGGAAGGTTCAGCTATTATAGTGATCAACTCTGTTTGTGGATGTGCAGCAGGTTTAGCACGCCCGGCAGTACGCGAAGCAATTGAAGAAGTGAAACCGGATCATCTATTTACGGTGTTTGCTGGGCAAGATAAAGAAGCGACGGAAACATTCCGTTCATACTTCCCGGAGATCCCACCAAGTTCACCATCCATTGCGATTTGGAATGAAGGTAAAGTGGTATACTTTATTCCTCGTGAACAAATCGAGAACTTCCAAAAAGATCAAATTAAAGATCACCTAGTTGACGTCTTAACTAAAGTTGTCGCTCAGTGA
- the fabG gene encoding 3-oxoacyl-ACP reductase FabG yields the protein MGNLVGKIAVVTGAAQGIGEKIAARLLDDRATVVILDVNFEKLERTASVLDDSGESVYPMKCNVADSEDVSKTFSTIYEKFGKVDILINNAGITRDSFFHKMTPEQWHSVLDVNLNSMFYTCQAVIPHMRAQQYGKIVNVSSSSSWGNLGQGNYSASKAGVLGLTRTLAKENGSKQITVNAVAPGQINTDMTKDLPDDVKKMATMLTPAGRMGDPAEVASVVAFLASDDSSFVNGECISVSGGFLMV from the coding sequence ATGGGGAATTTAGTGGGCAAAATTGCAGTCGTAACAGGTGCAGCACAGGGAATCGGTGAGAAGATAGCCGCACGTTTACTTGACGACAGAGCAACAGTAGTCATTCTAGATGTCAATTTCGAGAAGTTGGAACGAACAGCTTCCGTATTGGATGACTCAGGTGAAAGCGTTTACCCTATGAAGTGCAACGTAGCCGATTCAGAAGATGTATCGAAAACGTTCTCTACGATTTACGAGAAGTTCGGCAAGGTCGATATATTGATTAATAATGCGGGGATAACGAGGGATTCATTTTTCCATAAAATGACCCCAGAGCAATGGCATTCTGTATTGGATGTTAATCTTAATAGCATGTTCTACACATGCCAAGCCGTCATTCCGCATATGCGTGCGCAGCAGTACGGCAAGATCGTCAATGTCTCTTCCTCTTCCAGTTGGGGCAATTTGGGACAAGGAAATTACAGCGCATCGAAAGCAGGTGTACTTGGATTGACTCGAACGCTCGCTAAGGAGAACGGGAGTAAGCAAATTACGGTCAATGCGGTAGCGCCGGGACAGATTAATACCGATATGACGAAGGATTTACCAGACGATGTGAAGAAAATGGCGACGATGTTAACGCCTGCTGGTCGTATGGGTGACCCAGCGGAAGTAGCATCGGTTGTTGCGTTTTTAGCTTCAGATGACTCAAGTTTTGTTAACGGCGAGTGCATTAGTGTCAGCGGAGGATTTTTGATGGTGTAA
- a CDS encoding thymidylate synthase, with product MKQYLDLCQHILETGTKKGDRTGTGTYSVFGYQMRFDLAQGFPLLTTKKTAFRLIVSELLWFIKGDTNIRTLIQERNGIWDEWAFERYVNSAAYTGPDMTDFGRRVLKDEEFATVYKAELASFKEKILADEEFAKQHGDLGPVYGKQWRAWDSANGVIDQLAQVIDSIKHNPDSRRHIVTAWNPAEVDDMALPPCHLLFQFYVADGKLSCQLYQRSADVFLGVPFNIASYALLIHLIAHECGLEVGEFVHTLGDAHLYQNHIDQVHEQLSREPKELPTLHVNYDGRSIFELTTEDISIEGYDPHPRIKAPIAV from the coding sequence ATGAAGCAATATTTAGATCTATGTCAACATATTCTGGAAACAGGAACAAAAAAAGGAGATCGTACGGGTACGGGGACATACAGTGTCTTCGGCTATCAGATGCGTTTTGATTTAGCGCAAGGGTTTCCTTTGTTAACGACAAAAAAGACAGCGTTTCGTTTGATTGTCTCGGAATTATTATGGTTTATTAAAGGAGATACGAATATCCGTACGTTGATTCAAGAACGGAATGGAATTTGGGATGAATGGGCATTTGAGCGGTACGTCAACAGCGCGGCGTATACTGGACCGGATATGACGGATTTTGGTCGCCGTGTACTAAAAGATGAAGAATTTGCGACAGTGTATAAAGCAGAGCTTGCTTCATTTAAAGAGAAAATTTTAGCCGACGAGGAATTTGCGAAACAGCACGGGGATCTAGGTCCTGTTTATGGCAAGCAATGGAGAGCGTGGGATAGTGCAAACGGTGTCATCGATCAACTCGCACAAGTGATCGACAGCATCAAACATAATCCGGACTCGCGACGCCACATCGTTACTGCGTGGAATCCGGCTGAAGTAGACGACATGGCCTTGCCGCCATGCCACTTACTGTTTCAGTTTTACGTAGCGGACGGCAAGTTATCATGCCAGCTCTACCAACGCAGTGCGGACGTCTTCCTAGGTGTACCGTTTAATATCGCGTCGTACGCGCTACTTATTCATTTAATTGCGCATGAATGTGGTTTAGAAGTAGGCGAATTCGTCCATACATTAGGTGACGCACACTTGTATCAGAACCATATTGATCAAGTACATGAGCAATTGTCGAGAGAACCAAAAGAATTGCCGACGTTGCACGTGAATTACGACGGTCGGTCGATCTTTGAGTTGACGACAGAAGATATTTCGATCGAAGGCTATGATCCACATCCACGAATTAAAGCACCGATCGCAGTATAA
- a CDS encoding YpjP family protein, which translates to MKQWLQRLMIASVAVLTLGVITPNHEIWTNFQDKHEPNESGTRAEGMEYSLELHDNQNDLLTLDSYTDEQQLVAHARLLTYEKFGRRIGPVIQNEFDNEVFPRIEAVIQTTVHNAADRRLAITEQPSGDYAEKIFHVYDKTANQDLIKFHVRTEKRPVDGYFYNFHYHTADDGFVAHHSVGDIYWSKNTPPKWLS; encoded by the coding sequence ATGAAGCAATGGTTACAGCGGCTGATGATCGCATCTGTCGCCGTGTTGACACTGGGCGTCATTACACCCAATCATGAAATTTGGACAAACTTTCAAGACAAGCATGAACCGAATGAATCCGGTACCCGCGCAGAAGGAATGGAGTATTCCCTTGAACTGCATGACAACCAAAATGACTTACTAACACTTGATAGCTACACCGATGAACAGCAATTGGTCGCACACGCACGTCTGTTAACCTATGAAAAGTTTGGACGACGTATCGGTCCCGTAATTCAGAACGAATTTGATAATGAAGTTTTTCCACGAATCGAAGCAGTGATCCAAACGACCGTACATAACGCAGCAGATCGTCGTCTCGCTATCACCGAACAACCTTCAGGCGATTATGCGGAAAAGATTTTCCATGTCTATGACAAGACAGCGAACCAAGATCTTATTAAGTTCCACGTTCGTACGGAAAAGCGACCTGTTGATGGTTATTTCTATAATTTCCATTACCACACAGCAGATGATGGATTTGTCGCGCATCATTCAGTTGGTGATATTTACTGGTCAAAGAACACACCACCTAAATGGCTTTCGTAA
- a CDS encoding YozE family protein: MDRSFYHFALRYRGGGKDDVKALFADRMYLDAGFPKDEEDFDSLSRYVEDMADDHLRSTTFDEIYAIYQELCSR; this comes from the coding sequence ATGGATCGATCCTTTTACCATTTTGCGCTACGTTATCGTGGTGGTGGAAAAGATGATGTAAAGGCGTTGTTTGCAGATAGGATGTACCTGGATGCCGGTTTCCCGAAGGACGAAGAGGATTTCGATTCATTGTCACGTTACGTCGAGGACATGGCGGACGATCATTTACGTTCCACTACCTTTGATGAAATATACGCAATCTATCAAGAGCTTTGCAGTAGGTGA
- a CDS encoding DegV family protein has translation MKKIHIVTDSTADLTDEMIAQHNIHVVPLTLIVNDKSYIDGVELQPAEFLDLMRDAKELPKSSQPAVGVFQNLYDELGADGSQIISIHMTGGMSGTVKSAETAAHASSADVTVIDSMYISHALSFQVLEACRLAEEGKTVEEIVEAIEHVRKSSSLFVVLDVLDNMVKGGRIGKGKAMLGSLMNIKPIASLKDGVYTPVAKVRSHKQVVSYLFDEFKKETAGKVIRSVGIAHANGLAMAEPLKNKIEEMGIHVMLTFTTPIVSTHTGEGAIGFMYYTE, from the coding sequence ATGAAAAAAATTCATATTGTCACGGATTCCACTGCAGATTTAACGGATGAAATGATTGCTCAACATAATATCCATGTTGTGCCTTTAACACTGATCGTCAATGACAAGTCGTATATTGACGGTGTAGAACTTCAGCCGGCTGAATTTCTCGACTTGATGCGCGACGCAAAAGAATTACCAAAAAGTTCACAGCCGGCAGTCGGTGTATTCCAAAACCTCTATGACGAACTGGGTGCGGATGGGTCGCAAATTATCTCGATCCATATGACCGGCGGCATGAGCGGTACAGTAAAATCGGCGGAAACAGCAGCTCATGCGTCAAGCGCTGACGTTACGGTCATCGACTCGATGTACATTTCACACGCCCTGTCTTTCCAAGTGCTTGAAGCATGTCGACTGGCCGAAGAAGGCAAGACGGTAGAAGAGATTGTAGAAGCAATTGAACATGTACGTAAAAGCTCTTCTTTATTCGTCGTACTGGATGTTCTAGATAATATGGTCAAAGGCGGACGTATCGGCAAAGGGAAAGCGATGTTAGGTTCCTTGATGAACATTAAGCCTATTGCGTCACTGAAGGATGGGGTCTATACACCGGTCGCGAAAGTGCGTAGCCATAAACAAGTAGTCTCGTATTTGTTTGATGAGTTTAAGAAGGAAACAGCAGGGAAAGTAATTCGTAGTGTCGGGATCGCGCATGCGAATGGTCTGGCGATGGCAGAACCACTTAAAAATAAGATTGAAGAAATGGGCATCCACGTGATGCTGACATTTACGACACCGATCGTGAGTACCCACACTGGAGAAGGCGCAATCGGATTTATGTATTACACCGAGTGA
- a CDS encoding dihydrofolate reductase, with amino-acid sequence MISLLVAHDLGRVIGKDNEMPWYIPEELQYFKEKTMGKAMIMGRKTFESIGRPLKGRLNIVMTRNEDYEAEGVTVVHDMDSAVKLAKDYADEVMVIGGAEIFKMSMADDADRLYVTVIEKNYPGDTFFPEYEEEYVLTSKSEPHYAQDGTAYTYQIWDKK; translated from the coding sequence ATGATTTCATTATTAGTGGCACATGACCTAGGTCGAGTGATCGGCAAGGACAATGAAATGCCGTGGTATATTCCGGAAGAACTCCAATATTTCAAAGAGAAAACGATGGGCAAGGCGATGATCATGGGACGTAAGACGTTTGAATCGATTGGTCGTCCGTTAAAAGGTCGATTGAACATCGTCATGACGCGTAACGAAGACTACGAAGCGGAAGGCGTAACAGTCGTTCATGATATGGACAGTGCCGTGAAGCTCGCGAAAGACTATGCGGATGAAGTAATGGTCATTGGTGGCGCGGAGATTTTCAAGATGTCGATGGCAGATGATGCAGACAGACTGTATGTGACGGTCATTGAGAAAAATTATCCGGGTGACACGTTCTTCCCAGAATATGAAGAGGAGTACGTGTTAACCAGCAAGTCTGAACCGCATTATGCGCAAGACGGCACCGCCTACACATACCAAATTTGGGATAAAAAATAA
- a CDS encoding GDSL-type esterase/lipase family protein, whose translation MRRMLVLGLVFSLFLAGCQAPFSKKETTLAERENVAFEPFVVPETFIPKRVNVLGLGDSLTQGVGDERKEGGYFGRLTSDMEQWKGVMEVDAVNLAKRGRRSDQFLKQLQDEEVQEAIIQADYIVFTIGGNDIMKVVKGNLMQMKMSDFYKALGKFETRIEELFEILRLYNPDAPIIVAGLYNPFSVVTDEVQEFEDIIADWNRSIEEQVEQDGMACFVPVKDLFNSNENLVYHTDFFHPNSKGYDLMEKRFVSEIKGCSAVDLEVE comes from the coding sequence ATGAGAAGAATGCTAGTGCTAGGTCTCGTCTTTTCATTGTTCTTAGCAGGGTGCCAAGCCCCATTCAGCAAAAAAGAGACGACGCTTGCAGAACGTGAAAATGTTGCGTTCGAACCGTTCGTTGTGCCGGAAACATTTATCCCAAAACGCGTAAACGTCTTAGGGCTAGGTGATTCATTGACACAAGGAGTCGGAGATGAACGCAAAGAAGGCGGATATTTCGGCCGATTGACGTCGGATATGGAACAATGGAAAGGCGTTATGGAAGTAGACGCTGTGAACTTAGCGAAACGCGGACGGCGCAGCGACCAGTTTTTAAAACAATTGCAAGATGAAGAAGTGCAAGAAGCAATCATTCAGGCAGATTATATCGTCTTTACGATTGGCGGCAATGACATTATGAAAGTCGTCAAAGGGAATTTAATGCAGATGAAAATGTCTGATTTCTATAAGGCGCTTGGTAAATTCGAAACGAGAATTGAAGAGTTGTTTGAAATCTTGCGTCTGTATAACCCGGATGCACCAATTATCGTGGCGGGTCTTTATAATCCGTTCTCCGTCGTAACGGACGAAGTACAAGAGTTCGAAGACATTATCGCGGACTGGAACCGCTCGATAGAAGAACAAGTGGAACAAGACGGCATGGCTTGTTTTGTTCCTGTGAAAGATTTATTTAATTCGAATGAAAACTTGGTTTATCACACAGACTTCTTCCATCCGAACAGTAAAGGGTATGATTTGATGGAGAAGCGTTTTGTAAGCGAAATTAAAGGCTGTTCAGCGGTTGACTTGGAAGTGGAGTGA